One Desulfobulbus oligotrophicus DNA segment encodes these proteins:
- the mobB gene encoding molybdopterin-guanine dinucleotide biosynthesis protein B: MSSPLPEQSSSPPVFSFIGWHNSGKTTLVCKVLTHLKKRGYTVGIIKSTKERGILIDQPSTDTALYRAIGVDGIALSAPDQLIVQRRPPNMELRALAQWLFPEVDVVVAEGFKHSVDVPKIEVRRDPDSPLLRDRVSGVVAVATDLPLSEGLCFRLDQSREITAFIELHLGLRGKVDL; the protein is encoded by the coding sequence ATGTCATCTCCTTTGCCTGAACAGTCCTCTTCACCACCGGTCTTCAGTTTCATCGGCTGGCATAATTCCGGTAAGACCACCCTGGTCTGCAAGGTGCTGACCCACTTGAAAAAGAGGGGATATACCGTTGGCATCATCAAATCAACCAAAGAACGTGGTATCCTCATCGATCAGCCTTCCACAGACACGGCACTGTACAGGGCCATTGGTGTTGACGGTATTGCCCTGTCGGCCCCTGATCAGCTGATTGTGCAGAGACGTCCTCCGAACATGGAACTTCGAGCTTTAGCCCAATGGCTCTTTCCTGAAGTTGATGTGGTGGTGGCAGAAGGATTCAAACACTCTGTTGATGTCCCTAAAATTGAGGTTCGTCGGGACCCGGACAGTCCTTTGCTCCGTGACCGGGTGTCGGGTGTTGTTGCTGTGGCAACAGATCTGCCGTTGTCTGAAGGGCTGTGCTTCCGCTTGGATCAGAGTCGTGAAATTACTGCATTCATTGAACTCCATCTGGGGTTGAGAGGTAAAGTTGATCTGTAG